AGCGGATGAGCGAGGTCATCGTGGAGACCGCCGGGGTGGCGGCGGATCGCGTGGTGGTGGTCTCCGGACCCAACCTGGCCCCGGAGATCGCGGCCGAGCAGCCGGCTGCCACCGTGGTCGCCGGCACCGACGCCGACCGCGCCGCGCTGGTGCAGCGCTCCATCACCACGCCGTACTTCCGCCCGTACACCAACGACGACGTGATCGGCTGTGAGCTGGGCGGGGCGGTGAAGAACGTGATCGCCCTGTCGTACGGCATCGCCACCGCGATGGGGTTCGGTCACAACACCCGCGCGATGCTGGTCACCCGGGGACTGGCCGAGACGGCCCGGCTCGGGGTGGCCCTCGGTGCCGACCCGCTCACCTTCGCCGGTCTGGCCGGCATGGGCGACCTGGTCGCCTCCTGCTCGTCCCCGTCGGCCCGCAACCGCACCTTCGGTGAGCACCTGGGTCGGGGCGCGACGCTGGAGGAGGCGCGGGTGGCCACCCGGCAGACCGCCGAGGGCGTCAAGAGCGCGCTGGCGATCCGGGACCTGGCCCGCGCGCACGGGGTGGAGATGCCGATCACCGAGCAGGTCGAGCTGGTCTGCCACGAGGGCGTCGACCCGCGGCGTGCGGTCCGGGCGCTGATGAGCCGCACCACCAAGCCGGAGTGAGCAGCGTGGACGAGATGCGCTTCCGTTCCCCCGAGGAGCACGCCCGGACGCCCGGTTCCGCCGGTGACGGCACCCGGTGCGTACACGCGGGTCTGCCCGAGCCGACGCCCGGCGCGCCCTTCCTGCCCGGTCCGGTCTTCGCCGCGCCGTACCACCTCGATCCCCGGCAGGGACCGGCGGCGGCGCCGAACGGTTACGGGCGGCCGGACAACCCGACCCGCCGGCTCCTGGAGGCGGCGATCGGCGAGCTGGAGGGTGGCGACTGCCGGGTCTTCGCCAGTGGCCAGGCGGCGATCACCGGCCTGCTGCTGGCGGTGCTGCGGGCCGGTGACACGGTGGTGCTGCCCGCCGACGGCTACTTCCCGGTGCGCGCGTTCGCCACCGACACGCTGGCCGGCAACGGGGTCCGGGTGCTGTTCGCGCCGACCGTCGGGCCCTACCCGGACTTCACCGGGGTACGCCTGGTGCTGGTCGAGACGCCGGCCAACCCGGGGCTCGACGTGGTGGACCTGCCGGCCCTGGCCGAGCGGGTGCACGCGGCCGGTGCCCTGCTGGCGGTGGACAACACGACCGCGACGCCGCTCGGCCAGCGTCCGCTGGACCTCGGCGCGGACCTGGTGGTGGCCTCCGGCACCAAGGCGTTGACCGGGCACTCCGACCTGCTGCTCGGCTACCTCGCCACCCGGTCGACCGCACTGCTGGAGCAGGCCACCTCCTGGCGGACGGTCGCCGGGTCGGTGCCCGGGGCGTTCGACGCCTGGCTGGCCCACCGGTCGCTGGCCACTCTCGACCTGCGTCTGGCCCGGCAGACGGCGAACGCCGAGGCGATCGCCCGGCTGCTCGTGGCCCGGCCCGACGTGTCGGGGGTGCGCTGGCCGGGGCTGCCGGACGACCCGGCGTACCCGGTGGCGTCGCGGCAACTGCGGCGGATGCCGGGTGTGCTCTCCTTCGACCTGGCCGACGCCGACCGGGTCGCCCGGTTCCTCGACGCGGCCCGGCTGGTCGGGGCGGCCACGTCCTTCGGCGGCCTGCACACCACCGCCGACCGGCGGGCGCAGTGGGGCGACGACACCGCGCCCGGCTTCGTCCGGCTCTCCTGTGGGGTGGAGGACACCGTCGACCTGGTCGCCGACGTCGCGGCCGCGTTGGACGCGGCGGCCTGATGGGGCCCGTCTCCCCGGCCGAGTTCGACGCCCTGGTGCGCCGGCTGCGGGAGGCGGGTTGTGTCTGGGCCGAGGACGAGAGCCGGTTGCTGGTGGAGGGCGCCGACAGTCCGGAGACACTGGCCGGTCTGGTCGACCGGCGGGTCGCCGGTGAGCCGTTGGAGTACGTGCTCGGCTGGGCGGAGTTCTGCGGTGAGCGGATCGACGTACGGCCGGGGGTCTTCGTGCCCCGGTCGCGTACCGCCCTGCTGGTCTCGGCCGCCGTGGCGGTGACCGGGCCGGCCGCGGCCGTGGTGGAACTCTGCTGCGGTTCCGGCGCGGTGACCCGGGTGTTGGCCGGTCGACTCACCGCGCCCCGGCTGGTGGCCGCGGTCGACCTGGACCCGGCGGCGGTGGCCTGCGCCCGACGGAACCTGGCCGACCTGGCGGTGCCGGTGCTCTGCGGTGACCTCTTCGCGCCGCTGCCGGCCGCCTGCCGGGGTGCCCTGGACCTGGTGGTGGCGAACGCCCCGTACGTGCCGACGGCGGCGATGCCGCTGCTGCCGCCCGAGTCCCGCCGGTACGAGGCGCCGGTGGCGCTGGACGGCGGTCCGGACGGCTTGGCGGTGCTGCGTCGGGTCGCCACCACCGCGCCCCGGTGGCTCGCGCCCGGCGGGCACCTGGTGGTGGAGGTGGGGGAGGACCAGGTGGACGAGCTGTGGGCGGTGTTGACGGAGGTCGGGCTGGTGCCGGAGGTGGTCCGCGACGGCGATCTGGGGGCCACCGCGATGACCGCCTGCCGGCCGGTCTGTGCCGGACATCGGGACGCGAACCGCCGCGTGGGCATGGCGGGCCGACGGACCGAGAACTAACCTCGCGTCAGGTTCGGACGGCGGGAGGCGGGTTTCGGGTGGATGGCGCAGCGGTGCCGGTGGTCGTCGGGATCGACAACGGAGGTACGAGCAACAACACCACGGTCCTGACCCTCGACGGGCGGTTCCTGGTGGACGAGCTGGTGGAGACGCCCAGCGAGGTGCAGGCCGGGCCGGAGGCGGCGGTGGCGGCGATGGCGCGGGCTCTCGACGGCGTGCTGGCCCGCACGGGCGTGCCCCGCGAGCTGGTCCGGGCGGTCGGGCTGGACACGCCGGGTCCGGCCAGCGCCACCGGGGTGATCTCGTCGAAGGGCTCGACGAACTTCTCCCAGCCGGCCTGGCGCGGGTACGACGTGCGGGGCGCGTTGGAACGCCGGATCGGGCTGCCGGTGGTCTATCACAACGACGGCAACGCCGCCGCGCTCTACGCCCACCACGTGCACTTCGGGGCCGACGCGATGCGGCGGTCGTCGGTGTCGGCGATCGTCGGCACCGGACTGGGCGGCGGCGTGGTGGAGAACGGCCGGGTGGTGTCCGGCGCGGCCGGCATGGCCGGTGAGCTGGGGCACGTGCAGATCCCGCTGACCACCGTGCTGGCCCCGGAGCAGCCGGTGCCGACCTGCGCCTGCGGTTTCGCCGGTGACGTGGAGAGCGTGGCCTCGCTGACCGCGATCGGGCGCAACCTGCTGCCGTACTGGTTGACGCGCTACCCGGGGCATCCGCTGGCCGACGAGTCACCGGACCGGGCGGCCAAACTGGTGCGCGGGTACGGCGAGCGCGGCGACGACCTGGCCCGGGAGATCTTCGCGCAGCAGGCGCGGGCGCTCGGTGCGCTGTTCACCATCGCGGCGAACTTCACCGACCCGCACGCGTACTTCGTCGGCGGTGGCGTGGTGGAGACGGCACCGGAGTTCCGTGACTGGTTCCTCGCGGCGGTCCGCGAGCACACCGCGCTCCGCATGGAGCAGGCCGCGCTGGCCACGTTCGCCCTGGTGCCGGAGCGCGACATGGCCGGTGCGCGGGGCGTCGCGCTCGCCGCGCTGGAGGCGGCCCGGGACCTGCCGGCACCGCTGCCGCTGGTCGGCGACTGACCCCGGTCGTCGGTGGGCGACCGACCGTGGTCGCCGGTCAGCCCAGTCGGACGTCCGTCAGGACCGGGAAGTCGTACCAGCTCACCGAGAAGGGCTCGGTGGGGGACGGCGAGACGGGGAAGACGCCCCACGTGTCGGTCGACTGCCCCGGGGCGACGGTGACCGCCTCGCCGGCCCGTTCGGCGGCGCACCAGGTGTCGGTGGGGCGTACGGTGCGGCCGTCGGCGAGCGTCAGCGCGGAGGAGTTCAGGTCGTCCTCGCGGCTCGGGCAGACCAACGGCCACGGCAGCGGCGAGTCGTTGCGGTAGCGGAAGGTGAGCCGCAGCGTGCCGTCGGAGGTCTCGGCGCCGGTCAGCGTGAGCCGGAACGACGACTCCTGGTAGATCTGGCGGTCGAGCCGGTACGTCTGCCGGTCGGTGCCCACCGGGGTCTGCGGGGCGTCGTCCGCGTCCCGGGCGGGGGCCCGGTCCCGGTCCGTCGCGTTCTCCGGGCTCCGGTCCGATCCCGCCTCGACGGTCGGCGATCCCCGGTCGGCCAGGTAGTACCCGGCGAGGGAACCGACGATGGCGAGACTGGCCGTCGACGCGACGACGGCGATCAGGACGCCGTACTTTCTCTCCACACGGACCCCCGGGCTGCTGGGCGGCATCGTCGGCCGTGAAGGTAGCACCGCCGGGGTAGCGCGTCGGCACCCGAGCCGGGGCTGACCGGGCCGGCGGTGCCCTTACCGGCCCGGTCAGCGGTCCTGGGTGTGGTGGTACGGCTCAGGGAGTGCGGACCCGGTTCAGGGGGTCGGGGGCGACTGGGCGAAGGCGGTCCACGC
Above is a window of Verrucosispora sp. NA02020 DNA encoding:
- a CDS encoding putative protein N(5)-glutamine methyltransferase — protein: MGPVSPAEFDALVRRLREAGCVWAEDESRLLVEGADSPETLAGLVDRRVAGEPLEYVLGWAEFCGERIDVRPGVFVPRSRTALLVSAAVAVTGPAAAVVELCCGSGAVTRVLAGRLTAPRLVAAVDLDPAAVACARRNLADLAVPVLCGDLFAPLPAACRGALDLVVANAPYVPTAAMPLLPPESRRYEAPVALDGGPDGLAVLRRVATTAPRWLAPGGHLVVEVGEDQVDELWAVLTEVGLVPEVVRDGDLGATAMTACRPVCAGHRDANRRVGMAGRRTEN
- a CDS encoding ROK family protein; its protein translation is MDGAAVPVVVGIDNGGTSNNTTVLTLDGRFLVDELVETPSEVQAGPEAAVAAMARALDGVLARTGVPRELVRAVGLDTPGPASATGVISSKGSTNFSQPAWRGYDVRGALERRIGLPVVYHNDGNAAALYAHHVHFGADAMRRSSVSAIVGTGLGGGVVENGRVVSGAAGMAGELGHVQIPLTTVLAPEQPVPTCACGFAGDVESVASLTAIGRNLLPYWLTRYPGHPLADESPDRAAKLVRGYGERGDDLAREIFAQQARALGALFTIAANFTDPHAYFVGGGVVETAPEFRDWFLAAVREHTALRMEQAALATFALVPERDMAGARGVALAALEAARDLPAPLPLVGD
- a CDS encoding cystathionine gamma-lyase, which produces MRFRSPEEHARTPGSAGDGTRCVHAGLPEPTPGAPFLPGPVFAAPYHLDPRQGPAAAPNGYGRPDNPTRRLLEAAIGELEGGDCRVFASGQAAITGLLLAVLRAGDTVVLPADGYFPVRAFATDTLAGNGVRVLFAPTVGPYPDFTGVRLVLVETPANPGLDVVDLPALAERVHAAGALLAVDNTTATPLGQRPLDLGADLVVASGTKALTGHSDLLLGYLATRSTALLEQATSWRTVAGSVPGAFDAWLAHRSLATLDLRLARQTANAEAIARLLVARPDVSGVRWPGLPDDPAYPVASRQLRRMPGVLSFDLADADRVARFLDAARLVGAATSFGGLHTTADRRAQWGDDTAPGFVRLSCGVEDTVDLVADVAAALDAAA
- a CDS encoding NAD(P)H-dependent glycerol-3-phosphate dehydrogenase gives rise to the protein MSGHVAVLGAGSWGTAFAKILGDAGRDVTIWARRQSIADVLRDERCNPEYLPGVVLPPRVTGTGDAAEAIEGAEMVVLAVPSQTLRGNLAEWVGHLHPDATLVSLMKGIELGTTKRMSEVIVETAGVAADRVVVVSGPNLAPEIAAEQPAATVVAGTDADRAALVQRSITTPYFRPYTNDDVIGCELGGAVKNVIALSYGIATAMGFGHNTRAMLVTRGLAETARLGVALGADPLTFAGLAGMGDLVASCSSPSARNRTFGEHLGRGATLEEARVATRQTAEGVKSALAIRDLARAHGVEMPITEQVELVCHEGVDPRRAVRALMSRTTKPE